A window of Pedobacter lusitanus contains these coding sequences:
- a CDS encoding LacI family DNA-binding transcriptional regulator has product MKRITIKDLAKHLLLSTSTISRALVNDKNIHPDTKKKILDAAEKLGYKPNPTALNLKYGQSKNIGFVVPEMITPFSSTVLRGIQNILYPLGYRIIIMQSDENPLIERKNLLLLEEFNVDGIIINLCHETYNHDVYQQIIDRGIPLVFFDRIPDKSLDAPKVMVNDNIKASLMIEHLIDTGRKKIVHIMGPSTIRNATERAMGYKRILTKHGIFDPDLLIKTEGASFEHGRIAAQQLLSKNIEFDSIFAFTDTLAIGAMNYLLEQGIQIPEEVAIASFSGTELATIVHPQLTSVEQPLVQMGEVAAGLILEKIKDNTISNKTIVMDAALIYRASTRG; this is encoded by the coding sequence ATGAAACGCATCACTATTAAAGACCTGGCTAAACATCTATTGCTATCTACTTCAACTATTTCCAGAGCTTTGGTAAATGATAAGAACATCCATCCTGACACCAAGAAAAAGATACTGGATGCAGCCGAAAAATTAGGCTACAAACCTAATCCGACAGCACTCAATTTAAAATATGGACAATCAAAAAACATAGGTTTTGTAGTTCCCGAAATGATCACCCCTTTTTCTTCTACAGTACTTCGGGGTATCCAGAACATTTTATATCCGCTTGGTTACAGGATTATCATTATGCAATCAGATGAAAATCCATTGATAGAAAGAAAAAATCTGTTGCTTCTGGAAGAGTTTAATGTCGATGGAATCATTATCAATTTATGCCATGAAACTTATAATCATGATGTCTATCAGCAAATCATAGACCGGGGAATTCCGCTTGTATTTTTTGACAGAATTCCGGATAAATCACTGGATGCCCCAAAAGTAATGGTGAATGATAATATCAAAGCCTCCTTAATGATAGAACATTTGATTGATACCGGACGAAAAAAGATTGTCCATATCATGGGACCTTCAACTATCCGCAATGCAACTGAAAGAGCTATGGGTTATAAACGAATACTCACCAAGCATGGTATTTTTGATCCGGATTTATTGATAAAAACCGAAGGCGCTTCGTTTGAACACGGAAGAATTGCCGCACAACAATTATTGAGCAAAAACATCGAATTCGACAGCATTTTTGCATTCACAGACACACTGGCAATTGGTGCGATGAACTATCTGCTGGAACAAGGCATCCAAATACCCGAAGAGGTAGCAATCGCGAGTTTTTCCGGAACTGAACTGGCTACTATTGTTCATCCTCAGTTAACCAGCGTAGAGCAGCCACTGGTTCAAATGGGTGAAGTTGCTGCAGGACTGATCCTGGAAAAGATTAAGGATAACACCATTTCGAACAAAACAATTGTGATGGATGCAGCGCTGATTTACAGGGCCTCTACCCGGGGCTAG
- a CDS encoding metallophosphoesterase family protein yields the protein MNRKEFLSRTGLAGGALLISRYPELEPRNKTIRFGVIADLHHDIMHDGINRLSAFIDQMNVENPDFIIQMGDLCQPKKENLPLMEVWNKFKGPAYHVIGNHDTDGGFTRDQVVAFWKAKAKYYSFDANGFHFVVLDGNEHNESESRPVGYARYISPVQLEWLKKDLEGTTLPTIVLCHQGLDNDAGGLENGTLLRYTLEQANQKMHKVILVLSGHHHQDYYNQINDIHYVQINSASYQWVGEKYKEIRYSTAIDKAHPNIKYTVPYKDPLWATIEIDQQRRIKIKGKKTVFVGSSPTTLGVDTSEYIYPIVPYISDRNLAKTNHLSF from the coding sequence ATGAATAGAAAAGAGTTTTTATCCAGAACAGGACTTGCCGGGGGAGCGCTCCTGATTAGTCGTTATCCTGAACTGGAACCACGAAATAAAACGATCAGGTTTGGTGTCATCGCTGATCTTCACCATGATATTATGCATGATGGTATAAACCGTTTATCTGCCTTCATAGATCAAATGAATGTCGAAAACCCCGATTTCATTATTCAAATGGGTGATCTTTGCCAACCTAAAAAAGAAAATCTTCCACTCATGGAGGTCTGGAATAAATTCAAAGGACCTGCCTATCATGTCATAGGAAATCACGATACAGATGGCGGATTCACCCGCGACCAGGTAGTAGCATTCTGGAAGGCAAAAGCAAAATACTATTCCTTTGATGCCAATGGCTTTCATTTTGTAGTACTTGATGGAAATGAGCATAATGAAAGTGAGTCGCGCCCGGTTGGTTATGCCCGTTATATCTCGCCAGTACAACTGGAATGGCTAAAGAAAGATCTGGAGGGCACAACACTTCCAACAATAGTACTTTGTCACCAGGGGCTGGATAACGACGCAGGGGGGCTTGAAAATGGCACATTGCTAAGATATACCCTTGAACAGGCCAATCAAAAAATGCATAAAGTGATACTCGTGCTTAGCGGACACCATCATCAGGATTACTACAATCAGATCAATGATATACATTATGTGCAGATAAACAGCGCATCTTATCAATGGGTAGGCGAAAAATATAAAGAGATCCGTTACTCCACAGCAATTGATAAGGCACATCCGAATATAAAATATACAGTTCCTTATAAAGATCCCCTATGGGCAACCATTGAAATTGATCAGCAGAGAAGAATTAAAATCAAAGGCAAAAAGACTGTATTTGTGGGCTCTTCCCCAACAACTCTCGGAGTAGATACAAGTGAATATATCTATCCGATAGTTCCTTATATTTCAGACAGAAATCTTGCAAAAACCAATCATCTAAGTTTTTAA
- a CDS encoding endonuclease/exonuclease/phosphatase family protein has translation MKYILRLPVLFIILFFTTSFRPAKKKDLVVITYNIWNGFENQLQRRNTFIKWAKKQNADVIAFEELNNFTQQSFSALAKTWGHPYAVIVKESGYPVGISSSYPITNVYKLINGMHHGCLYAEIKGISFFVVHFSPFSSAKRLQEASAVIQLLKEKGKLKKRTVILGDFNAFSPNDSSFYAETGIRDSMYIAQQKNSVLQNLNEQHELDFQVIRAFMLAGFNDSFSLFNKTFIASYPSKVYFNVPLSEKIRIDHILLSGKMKTSCKKTEIIKDNVTDTLSDHYPVKAVFNVQ, from the coding sequence GTGAAATACATATTACGTTTACCCGTACTTTTTATCATCCTGTTTTTCACCACATCATTCAGGCCCGCAAAAAAAAAGGATCTTGTTGTAATTACCTATAACATTTGGAATGGATTTGAAAATCAGCTTCAGCGGAGAAACACCTTTATCAAATGGGCAAAAAAACAAAATGCTGATGTAATAGCTTTTGAAGAACTGAATAACTTTACCCAGCAATCCTTTTCTGCACTGGCAAAAACCTGGGGGCACCCATATGCCGTTATCGTCAAAGAAAGCGGATATCCTGTTGGCATTTCTTCCAGTTACCCTATCACCAATGTTTACAAACTGATCAATGGAATGCATCATGGATGTTTATATGCCGAAATAAAAGGGATCAGTTTCTTTGTTGTGCATTTCTCTCCATTCAGCAGTGCCAAAAGATTGCAGGAAGCCAGTGCGGTCATTCAGCTCTTAAAAGAGAAAGGCAAGCTGAAAAAACGAACAGTTATTCTTGGCGATTTCAATGCCTTTTCTCCAAATGACAGTTCCTTTTATGCAGAAACCGGCATCAGAGATAGTATGTATATTGCTCAGCAAAAAAACAGCGTACTTCAGAATTTGAATGAGCAACATGAGCTGGATTTTCAGGTTATCCGTGCCTTTATGCTGGCTGGCTTTAATGACAGTTTTTCTTTATTTAATAAAACATTTATAGCCAGCTATCCCTCAAAAGTCTATTTCAATGTTCCGCTGAGCGAGAAAATAAGAATTGATCATATACTACTTTCCGGGAAGATGAAAACTTCCTGTAAAAAGACAGAAATTATCAAAGATAATGTTACAGATACCCTTTCTGATCATTATCCTGTTAAAGCGGTCTTCAACGTACAATAA
- a CDS encoding HYC_CC_PP family protein translates to MKRLFSIFLSLLLLIVSVGFTASTHFCKGIVMETPLCHQSQKKACSDCITKNNQKRNNKSCCRFETRNIKLTEKIQENSQQNNVFKFSGAAVLQRYTGTVFDPNTTLTVSPNPAFTFPSPLKSNPLYIMHCVYRI, encoded by the coding sequence ATGAAAAGACTGTTTTCCATATTTCTTTCACTTTTGTTACTGATAGTATCCGTAGGATTTACAGCCAGTACACACTTTTGTAAAGGTATTGTGATGGAAACACCGTTATGTCACCAATCTCAGAAGAAAGCCTGTTCGGATTGTATCACCAAAAATAATCAGAAAAGAAATAATAAAAGTTGCTGCCGGTTCGAAACCCGGAATATTAAACTAACAGAAAAAATTCAGGAAAATTCACAACAGAATAATGTATTTAAGTTTTCGGGAGCTGCTGTTCTGCAGCGTTATACTGGAACCGTTTTTGATCCGAATACAACATTAACAGTCTCACCAAATCCCGCATTTACATTTCCCAGCCCGCTGAAGAGCAATCCGCTCTATATCATGCATTGCGTTTACAGAATATAG
- a CDS encoding GNAT family N-acetyltransferase — protein sequence MLETERLLLRPAAPGDLQSLFAIYGDPETNLSNPAGPLASPEKAKEVLQKWISHWEKHGFGVWAITLKEDPQSVIGFGGLSLKNYGNTERLNLGYRFATTAWGKGYATEMCLANLDFAFNQLKQTEVYAVVRPQNIASIKVLEKIGMLNTDTLDDVPGESYSLIYKLIV from the coding sequence ATGTTAGAGACTGAAAGACTTCTGCTCAGACCAGCAGCTCCCGGTGATTTACAAAGTTTATTTGCTATTTACGGTGATCCGGAAACCAACCTGAGTAATCCGGCTGGTCCGCTGGCCAGTCCTGAAAAAGCAAAGGAAGTCCTGCAAAAATGGATTTCCCACTGGGAGAAGCATGGATTTGGGGTGTGGGCAATAACCTTAAAGGAAGATCCCCAATCTGTTATCGGATTTGGTGGGCTATCCTTAAAAAATTATGGAAATACAGAACGTCTTAATCTGGGTTATCGTTTTGCCACAACTGCCTGGGGTAAAGGCTATGCAACAGAAATGTGTCTGGCAAACCTGGACTTTGCCTTTAACCAGCTCAAACAAACAGAAGTTTATGCGGTTGTACGTCCTCAGAACATCGCATCAATCAAAGTGCTGGAAAAAATTGGTATGCTCAATACTGACACCCTCGATGACGTACCAGGAGAATCATATAGTTTAATCTATAAGCTGATAGTTTAG
- a CDS encoding acetolactate decarboxylase, whose translation MRINSLTSVFILTTGLFLSLASPAVSSVNIYPAVKSNGVQDTIPNTLFTVGIGGGLIGGLYDGFYPYKLLKKHGDFGLGAPDKLDGEIMVFQGKVYKTQHTGKTIPVDDQDLTSFSMVNFFHADRTLTPPKGLNKTALFHYLDSVLTNVNGMYAIHVKGKFKMVKTRAFPPVKAHQHTPLAEMLNLQQFFNHQDCQGDLIGYRLPYFMDNTNISGYHFHYLSDQKDAGGHIIDLLTDDIVIEINTLDSYTILPPATKDFEHFDFKKNREEDIKSVERGGKN comes from the coding sequence ATGCGTATCAATAGCTTAACCTCCGTTTTTATACTGACTACAGGTTTATTTCTATCCCTAGCCAGTCCTGCTGTAAGCTCAGTAAATATATATCCTGCTGTTAAAAGTAACGGGGTTCAGGACACCATACCTAATACCTTGTTTACCGTTGGTATTGGCGGAGGGCTGATCGGTGGTCTTTACGATGGTTTTTATCCTTATAAGTTACTCAAAAAACATGGTGATTTTGGTCTTGGAGCTCCTGATAAGTTAGATGGAGAGATTATGGTGTTCCAGGGTAAAGTTTACAAAACGCAGCATACCGGTAAAACTATCCCGGTAGATGATCAGGATCTTACTTCTTTTTCAATGGTCAATTTCTTTCATGCTGACCGGACGCTTACTCCGCCTAAGGGATTGAATAAAACCGCTCTTTTTCATTATCTGGATAGTGTGCTGACTAATGTAAATGGGATGTATGCCATCCATGTCAAAGGGAAATTCAAAATGGTTAAGACCAGAGCCTTTCCTCCGGTTAAAGCGCATCAGCATACTCCGCTGGCTGAAATGCTGAATCTGCAGCAGTTTTTTAATCATCAGGATTGTCAGGGAGATCTGATAGGATACAGACTGCCTTATTTTATGGATAACACAAATATTTCGGGTTATCATTTTCATTATTTATCTGATCAGAAAGATGCTGGCGGGCATATCATTGACCTGTTAACAGATGATATCGTTATTGAGATTAATACGCTGGACAGTTATACCATACTGCCTCCTGCAACTAAAGACTTTGAACATTTTGACTTTAAAAAGAACAGGGAAGAGGATATTAAAAGTGTAGAGCGGGGTGGGAAGAACTAA
- a CDS encoding VOC family protein: MNRVTHFEIPSEHPEVSMKFFADVFGWKFEQFCEQQYWLAISGDESTPGINGAIMKPVERNQPVCNTINVQNLDETIQKIEKAGGKIVKPKFAIPSYGWLAFFMDTDGNCHGIVEEDKAAR, encoded by the coding sequence ATGAACAGAGTCACACATTTTGAAATACCTTCTGAGCATCCGGAGGTAAGTATGAAATTCTTCGCTGATGTATTTGGCTGGAAGTTTGAACAATTTTGTGAGCAGCAGTACTGGCTGGCTATTTCGGGTGATGAATCAACACCTGGGATAAACGGAGCAATTATGAAACCTGTTGAACGAAATCAGCCTGTCTGTAATACGATCAACGTACAAAATCTTGATGAAACCATTCAGAAGATTGAAAAAGCAGGAGGAAAGATAGTGAAACCTAAATTTGCTATTCCATCGTATGGCTGGCTAGCCTTCTTTATGGATACTGACGGTAATTGTCATGGGATAGTGGAAGAAGATAAAGCGGCCAGATAA
- a CDS encoding outer membrane beta-barrel family protein — translation MKPILTVALLLLVNSSLWAQLKLTGTVNDHQKLPLPYAGLTLSNLGSKQTTTTDSIGYFSFRNLKPGKYQLSSTYTGFQTIVTDVVLSADTSIKIVLQSSNNQLSEVIVTAGKPTLVNNTEKLTYNVSNSITATGTDGLTAVSQIPGVKVSSNEITSAGKGQLRVMVNGQTIQLAGLDLMRYLKSMSANQISKIELIKNPSANFDADGNAGLINIVTKQSKKQGYSGNVQFNGKRWIHDQNTIYGTSNFYALNGSANLNYNTEKLSVYSSLNLDKDHHLEGFQTDLYYPKQTWLQTDTGDYTYHNINLIAGADYKLSPKTTIGLSYLGGRGVYDGSDHVNNPIYNNSTGKTDSTLKTYATYHPVALSNSINMHTIINFDTTGKKLALNADYYNYYRTDKSDFESNSYIPGRPGAVNNTRYYDTNKQNINIYTFKADAELPTRYGTLAFGGKLSFIDNYSNAFYYNKINEKDLVYNTNLSNEFDYTENTQSLYANLAREKGKWKYQTGLRTEFTQTKGYSYTVDQTTKNSYVKLFPSLLIAYQADPENNISFTLGRRINRPSFWSLNPFKSLFTAYSYGQGNPYLQPEYNNNFELSHTYKSNLTSALFLNITDNGFNNVTIARPDTNLVYTTPINFLKTYRYGISESYALKLFPWLENSNQATFYHTNAYSSSSSFNDIKGYGLYLASNNTIYFNRDKTFAMAANFWYQFPEIDHIGRSGTTYKLDLGLTALALKKNLNITLNVNDVLRSSATSVTTYVNGIKQKFTNFQINRYAQLSVSYRFGSKPAKTRETGNEDERGRNH, via the coding sequence TTGAAACCGATACTTACCGTTGCCCTTTTATTACTCGTAAACAGCAGCCTTTGGGCACAATTGAAACTTACAGGAACTGTAAATGACCATCAAAAACTGCCCCTGCCCTATGCAGGATTAACCTTATCAAATTTAGGCAGTAAACAGACGACCACTACAGACAGTATCGGATATTTCAGTTTCAGGAACCTCAAACCAGGTAAGTATCAGCTGAGTTCTACCTACACAGGTTTTCAGACAATAGTTACAGATGTGGTACTTTCTGCCGACACCTCTATAAAAATTGTGTTACAATCATCAAATAATCAGCTAAGTGAAGTGATTGTTACAGCCGGAAAACCAACGCTGGTCAATAACACTGAAAAACTCACTTATAATGTTTCAAACAGCATAACCGCTACGGGAACCGATGGCTTAACGGCTGTAAGCCAGATTCCAGGTGTCAAAGTAAGCAGTAATGAAATTACCAGCGCCGGTAAAGGACAACTCAGGGTCATGGTTAACGGACAAACCATCCAGCTGGCAGGTTTAGACCTCATGCGGTATCTGAAATCTATGTCGGCCAACCAGATTTCAAAAATAGAACTCATTAAAAACCCATCTGCAAATTTTGATGCAGACGGAAATGCCGGACTGATCAATATAGTAACCAAACAAAGCAAAAAACAAGGTTATTCAGGAAATGTACAGTTCAACGGAAAACGCTGGATACATGATCAGAACACCATTTACGGGACCAGTAACTTTTATGCACTCAACGGCAGTGCCAATCTGAATTATAACACTGAAAAGCTCTCTGTTTACAGTAGCCTGAACCTGGATAAAGATCATCATCTTGAAGGATTTCAAACAGATCTGTATTATCCTAAACAAACCTGGCTGCAAACAGATACAGGTGATTATACCTATCATAATATCAATCTTATTGCCGGAGCAGATTACAAGCTCAGCCCTAAAACTACCATCGGCTTGTCTTACTTAGGCGGAAGAGGCGTTTATGATGGTTCTGACCACGTCAATAATCCGATCTATAACAACAGTACCGGAAAGACAGATTCGACTTTAAAGACCTATGCAACCTATCATCCTGTGGCTTTGAGTAACTCTATTAATATGCATACCATAATTAATTTCGACACGACAGGAAAAAAGCTTGCGTTAAATGCTGACTATTACAACTATTACCGTACAGACAAATCAGATTTTGAAAGTAACAGTTATATACCAGGACGTCCTGGTGCGGTTAACAATACCCGTTATTATGATACCAATAAACAAAATATCAATATCTACACCTTTAAGGCAGATGCCGAACTACCTACCCGCTATGGAACCCTGGCTTTTGGCGGTAAACTGAGTTTTATTGATAATTACAGTAATGCCTTTTATTATAATAAGATCAATGAGAAAGATCTCGTTTATAATACCAACCTCAGCAACGAATTTGATTATACTGAAAACACGCAATCACTCTATGCTAACCTGGCCAGAGAAAAAGGGAAATGGAAATATCAGACAGGACTGAGAACAGAGTTTACCCAAACCAAAGGTTATTCCTATACTGTAGATCAGACTACAAAAAACAGCTATGTTAAACTATTTCCCTCCCTGCTGATTGCTTATCAGGCAGATCCGGAAAACAATATTTCATTTACCCTGGGCAGAAGAATCAACAGACCTTCCTTCTGGAGTCTAAACCCATTTAAATCATTATTCACAGCTTATAGCTATGGTCAGGGAAATCCTTATTTACAACCTGAATACAACAATAATTTTGAGTTATCACATACCTATAAAAGCAATCTGACTTCGGCTCTATTTTTAAATATAACCGACAACGGGTTTAATAATGTGACCATAGCCAGACCTGATACCAACCTGGTTTATACTACCCCGATCAACTTCCTTAAAACATACAGATATGGTATCTCTGAAAGTTATGCTTTAAAACTGTTTCCATGGCTGGAGAACAGTAATCAGGCAACATTTTACCACACCAATGCCTATTCTTCCAGCAGCAGTTTTAATGATATCAAAGGTTATGGCCTCTATCTGGCCAGTAATAACACGATTTATTTCAATAGAGATAAAACGTTTGCAATGGCTGCAAATTTCTGGTATCAGTTTCCTGAGATAGACCATATCGGCAGATCAGGAACCACCTATAAATTAGATCTGGGATTAACCGCACTGGCACTGAAAAAAAATCTGAATATAACGCTTAACGTCAACGATGTTTTAAGAAGCAGTGCGACTTCTGTTACCACCTATGTCAATGGGATCAAACAGAAATTCACGAACTTTCAGATCAACCGTTATGCCCAGCTGAGTGTAAGTTATCGTTTTGGAAGTAAGCCTGCTAAAACACGGGAAACCGGTAATGAAGACGAGCGTGGAAGAAATCACTAG
- a CDS encoding 3',5'-cyclic-nucleotide phosphodiesterase: MNKKLYFLLLALSGLIFNQAYAQNQSSFKVIPLGIKGGLDESNLSAYMIAPAKSENFICADAGTIRHGIDAAIGNHLFKGSPNDILRNNIKGYLVSHAHLDHVAGLIMNSPDDSKKNIYAIPSVIEVLRDKYFTWKAWANFANEGETPRLGKYTYVNLQENVKKDLEGTEMQVTPFLLSHGPAYESTAFLIGHENAYLLYLGDTGADEIEKNTRLEKLWEQIAPLVAKNQLKAIFIETSFSDKQPENQLFGHLTPRLLMVELNKLSKLAGATALQKVAIVITHMKAWDQEEQYLVNELKRVNTAGLRLVFPEQGKLLEF, from the coding sequence ATGAATAAGAAATTATACTTCCTCCTTTTAGCCTTGTCGGGCCTTATTTTTAATCAGGCTTACGCTCAAAATCAAAGTTCTTTTAAAGTCATTCCACTGGGTATAAAAGGTGGGTTGGATGAAAGTAATCTGTCTGCTTATATGATTGCTCCGGCAAAGAGTGAAAACTTCATTTGTGCTGATGCCGGAACCATCAGACACGGAATTGATGCAGCAATCGGGAATCACTTGTTTAAGGGATCTCCCAACGATATTTTAAGAAATAACATTAAAGGTTACCTGGTTTCACACGCTCATCTTGATCATGTTGCGGGGTTGATCATGAATTCTCCTGATGATTCAAAAAAGAACATTTATGCAATTCCGTCGGTTATCGAAGTGCTGAGAGATAAATACTTCACCTGGAAAGCCTGGGCTAATTTTGCCAATGAGGGAGAGACACCCCGCCTGGGTAAGTATACTTATGTAAATCTGCAGGAAAATGTAAAAAAGGATCTGGAGGGGACTGAAATGCAGGTTACTCCATTTTTGTTAAGCCATGGGCCGGCTTATGAAAGTACTGCTTTTTTAATTGGTCATGAAAATGCTTATCTGTTATATCTGGGAGATACAGGGGCTGATGAAATAGAAAAAAATACGCGGCTGGAAAAGCTATGGGAACAAATAGCTCCGCTGGTTGCAAAAAATCAGCTGAAAGCTATATTCATTGAAACCTCATTCTCTGATAAACAACCGGAAAATCAGTTATTCGGCCATTTAACTCCACGTTTGCTAATGGTGGAGTTAAATAAGCTGAGCAAACTGGCCGGAGCCACAGCTTTGCAAAAAGTGGCCATAGTAATCACCCACATGAAAGCCTGGGATCAGGAAGAACAATATCTGGTCAATGAGTTGAAGCGGGTAAATACAGCTGGTTTGAGACTCGTTTTTCCGGAACAGGGCAAATTGCTGGAATTCTAG